One window of the Colletotrichum destructivum chromosome 6, complete sequence genome contains the following:
- a CDS encoding Putative NodB domain, glycoside hydrolase/deacetylase, beta/alpha-barrel has protein sequence MTAYRRYLPHPPQTLASIPHHPAKMLVRVHSLSLLAAIAASGGLAAAVPLESSSAFTARDLPRPRFGSVPYGVSITHCTVNGKVALTFDDGPGEYTEKVLDTLEKNGNIKATFYLVGTNGNNGVANPTYTPLLKRMLGAGHQLASHSWSHKDFNTISRDEQVEELVKNEEIFAKVLGIVPTYFRPPYTHCDGQCISTLNDLSYHVTDYNLDTKDWVDGGANSKEAYSSAINSANPASSSFIALSHDIHSFTVNGFVQYMIDVAKEKGFEFSTVGECLGDPASNWYRDPKSGEPSGGKEEPKPTTTSKSVAPTTSSASTSTTSPTETKTTASSTTESETAKPSVTDKSASETDEPETETDGPTSTAVNPPTASRTVDGGANIGIPVTPTGTTGAPRPTSTNTVVEVNAAGRAVLSAGGALAGALAWAMMI, from the exons ATGACCGCGTACCGACGATATCTCCCTCATCCACCGCAGACACTCGCTTCTATACCGCACCATCCAGCCAAGATGCTTGTTAGAGTACACTCGCTTTCCCTCCTCGCGGCCATTGCCGCCTCTGGTGgactggccgccgccgttcctCTCGAGTCTTCATCTGCCTTCACCGCCAGAGACctgcctcgtcctcgatTCGGGAGCGTTCCGTATGGCGTCAGCATCACCCACTGCaccgtcaacggcaaggtTGCCTTGACTTTCGACGACGGTCCCGGAGAGTACACCGAGAAGgtcctcgacaccctcgagAAAAACGGCAACATCAAGGCCACCTTTTACCTCGTCGGCACCAATGGTAACAACGGCGTCGCCAACCCGACTTACACCCCTCTGCTGAAGCGCATGTTGGGCGCCGGCCACCAACTCGCCAGCCACTCGTGGAGCCACAAAGACTTCAACACCATTTCCCGTgacgagcaggtcgaggagtTGGTCAAGAATGAAGAGATCTTCGCCAAGGTTCTCGGCATCGTGCCCACCTATTTCCGCCCGCCATACACTCACTGTGATGGCCAGTGTATTTCCACCCTTAACGATCTTTCCTACCACGTG ACCGATTACAACCTCGATACCAAGGACTgggttgacggcggcgccaactcCAAGGAGGCGTACTCGAGCGCCATCAACTCGGCCAACCCCGCCAGCTCTTCCTTCATCGCACTCTCCCACGACATTCACTCCTTCACCGTCAACGGCTTCGTTCAGTACATGATTGATgtcgccaaggagaagggcttCGAGTTTTCCACTGTCGGCGAGTGCCTGGGTGACCCTGCTTCCAACTGGTACCGCGACCCCAAGAGTGGCGAGCCCTCGGGCGGTAAGGAGGAACCCAAGCCTACCACGACCAGCAAGTCCGTAGCGCCCACCACTAGCTCTGCTTCCACTTCCACCACCTCCCCCACGGAGACCAAGACCACTGCATCGAGCACCACCGAGTCCGAGACGGCGAAGCCATCCGTTACCGACAAGTCCGCTTCCGAGACCGATGAACCAGAGACGGAGACCGATGGTCCCACTTCCACCGCCGTTAACCCTCCTACCGCCTCGCGGaccgtcgatggcggcgccaacATCGGCATCCCCGTGACGCCTACGGGCACAACCGGCGCGCCGAGACCCACGAGCACGAACActgtcgtcgaggtcaacGCTGCTGGCCGCGCCGTCTTGTCTGCCGGTGGGGCCCTTGCTGGTGCCCTGGcgtgggcgatgatgatctGA
- a CDS encoding Putative glucose receptor Git3, whose protein sequence is MDPQSQTLAPLPDVLRRGLTAVSFFGFLSFVTTTALFFVLTYRLLSWYFAPAPGRPQRMADEPNADAVLAEEMGLPETMYSAGGKTSDSRTKRDAPNQFLMLIYNLLLADIQQALAFLLNASWLSRNSIVVESTTCWAQGWFISTGDLASSAFITTIAVHTYLSVVRDYKLPTWAFWTMIGSVWFFIYALAVAGIIITNNGAADGGLYVRAAAWCWVNVRYEAMRLYLHYLWMFVSFFITAALYVLIFNHIRRTNPALQLPSSSNNTTSSASKSNRGRRLSHAHTLSQSGHQKSSHGEAPAANPSSAGHHPAFLIYPIIYILCTAPLALGRVITMAGKQVSLEYFCLAGAMIASNGWLDVLLFSTTRHVIIFNASPDYEETGLETFAFMRTPANRRYGNMVWVQGAGSAPQNLTADEGTGGWLSKLFRGGRRHGADTKRDRHRSGAHRSISQESLRRRGGNMEGIQMETVTTVVVEMDGQPGGKKAAGRPHSVDTIEKERAQSFGSI, encoded by the exons ATGGACCCTCAAAGCCAAACGCTGGCGCCACTCCCCGACGTCCTTCGTCGGGGCCTCAcggccgtctccttcttcggcttcctctcttttgtcacgacgacggcgctcttcttcgtcctgACGTACAGGTTGCTCTCGTGGTACTTCGCACCGGCCCCCGGGCGGCCGCAGCGCATGGCGGACGAGCccaacgccgacgccgttctggccgaggagatggGCCTCCCGGAGACCATGTATTCCGCAGGCGGCAAGACGAGCGATAGCAGGACGAAACGGGACGCCCCCAACCAGTTTCTCATGCTCATCTACAACCTCCTCCTGGCCGACATCCAGCAggccctcgccttcctcctcaaTGCGTCCTGGCTGAGCAGAAACTCCATTGTCGTCGAGAGCACAACCTGCTGGGCCCAGGGCTGGTTCATCTCGACGGGCGACCTGGCGTCCAGCGCCTTCATTACTACCATCGCCGTGCACACGTATCTGTCTGTCGTGCGGGACTACAAGCTACCCACGTGGGCCTTCTGGACCATGATCGGCTCCGTGTGGTTCTTCATCTACGCCCTTGCGGTAgccggcatcatcatcaccaatAACGgagcggccgacggcggtctGTACGTCCGCGCCGCTGCTTGG TGCTGGGTTAATGTCCGCTACGAGGCGATGCGTCTCTACCTTCACTACCTGTGGATGTTCGTATCCTtcttcatcaccgccgccctctacgtcctcatcttcaaccacATCCGCCGCACCAATCCCGCTCTTCAACTCCCGTCTTcctccaacaacaccacctcctcggcttccAAGAGCAATCGCGGTCGCAGGCTGAGCCACGCACATACCCTCTCACAGTCGGGACACCAAAAGAGCTCGCATGGAGAGGCCCCAGCGGCGAACCCGAGCAGCGCCGGACACCACCCGGCCTTCCTCATCTATCCCATAATCTACATTCTCTGCACGGCACCCCTGGCCCTGGGTCGTGTCATCACGATGGCCGGGAAGCAGGTCTCGCTCGAGTACTTctgcctcgccggcgccatgatTGCATCCAACGGCTGGCTCGACGTGCTCCTCTTTTCCACCACCCGCCACGTCATCATTTTCAACGCGTCGCCAGACTACGAGGAGACGGGCCTCGAGACCTTCGCCTTCATGCGCACGCCGGCCAACCGCCGCTACGGAAACATGGTctgggtccagggcgccgGGAGCGCCCCGCAGAACCtcacggcggacgagggcaCCGGCGGCTGGCTCTCCAAGCTGTTCCGCGGGGGGCGCCGCCACGGGGCTGATACGAAACGAGACCGCCACCGCAGCGGCGCCCATCGGAGTATCAGCCAGGAGTCTCTGCGGAGGCGCGGTGGAAACATGGAGGGCATCCAGATGGAAACGGTGACCACGGTGGTTGTGGAGATGGACGGCCAGCCCGGGGGGAAGAAAGCGGCTGGCAGGCCGCACTCTGTTGACACCATCGAGAAAGAACGGGCGCAGAGCTTTGGAAGCATATGA
- a CDS encoding Putative NADP-dependent oxidoreductase domain-containing protein, producing the protein MPSIFEPAPEPKTELGRYRVLSTTAGVRVSPLCLGAMSIGSAWSSFMGSMDEAQSHKLLDAFYDAGGNFIDTANNYQDEQSEQILGNWMAARKNRDVMFIATKFTTQYRQHALGPGKCVNYSGNHKKSLHLSVRDSLKKLQTDYIDLLYVHWWDWTTSVEELMDSLHILVEQGKVLYLGASDTPAWVVSAANTYAKAHGKTPFSVYQGRWSVLVRDLERDIIPMARHFGMALCPWDVLGGGKLQSKKQIEERRKAGEGLRSLFGSEQSDDERRASEVLEQIATEHGTESIQQIALAYVMQKARYVFPMVGGRKVEHLEDNIKALSIRLTKEQIQKIESYKTFDIGFPMNFILDDPREGGPTAPLVAASAPMAWQLQGKPIGQE; encoded by the coding sequence ATGCCTAGCATCTTCGAACCGGCCCCAGAGCCCAAAACCGAGCTCGGCAGGTACCGCGTCCTgtccaccaccgccggcgtCAGAGTATCTCCGCTATGTCTCGGCGCGATGTCCATCGGCTCCGCGTGGTCCTCGTTCATGGGCTCCATGGACGAAGCCCAGTCCCAcaagctgctcgacgccttttatgacgccggcggcaacTTTATCGACACGGCCAATAACTATCAAGACGAGCAGTCGGAACAGATTCTGGGAAATTGGATGGCCGCCAGGAAAAACCGGGACGTCATGTTTATCGCGACCAAATTCACGACGCAGTACCGCCAGCATGCGCTTGGGCCGGGCAAGTGTGTCAACTACTCGGGCAACCACAAGAAGTCGCTGCACCTCTCGGTCCGGGACTCGCTCAAGAAGCTGCAGACAGACTACATCGACCTGCTCTACGTCCATTGGTGGGACTGGACCACCTCCGTCGAGGAACTCATGGACTCCCTCCACATCCTTGTCGAGCAGGGTAAGGTTCTGTACCTGGGCGCTTCTGACACACCCGCTTGGGTCGTATCCGCTGCGAACACCTACGCCAAGGCGCACGGGAAGACGCCCTTCTCCGTCTACCAGGGTCGGTGGAGTGTTTTGGTCCGCGATCTCGAGCGGGACATCATTCCCATGGCCCGACACTTTGGCATGGCGCTGTGTCCATGGGACGTCCTTGGAGGCGGCAAGCTGCAGTCCAAGAAGCAGATTGAGGAACGCCGCAAGGCTGGCGAAGGCCTCCGATCCCTGTTTGGCTCGGAACAGTCTGACGACGAGCGCAGGGCCAGCGAAGTCCTCGAGCAGATTGCCACGGAGCATGGAACCGAAAGCATTCAGCAGATTGCCCTGGCATACGTGATGCAGAAGGCTCGTTACGTGTTCCCCATGGTCGGCGGCCGCAAGGTCGAACACCTGGAGGACAACATCAAGGCACTGAGCATCCGCCTCACGAAGGAGCAGATTCAAAAGATTGAAAGCTACAAGACCTTCGACATTGGCTTCCCCATGAACTTCATCTTGGACGACCCAAGGGAGGGCGGTCCAACAGCACCTCTGGTGGCTGCGTCGGCCCCGATGGCATGGCAGCTCCAAGGCAAGCCCATTGGACAAGAGTAG
- a CDS encoding Putative Heat shock protein 70 family: MAMSRQPHQRVCDLGLFATLVLLLLFSASPSVVVATREARSYGHVVAFVSENPYLNCRISHGAEESEYFLNRAFPNPKNGPGTHTHDGGVAIAETLPLTLARLKATADQWLGQSTTHIVIAVPSRVRDDERRAIREAAESVGLSALRLLPAPRAAGLAFGLHDHQDERVGLVVEMGRRHFEVSLLGYDWGVFEDLADVTDTALGEEMGDIIQGSHLTGSRGSEDPFEQALAYLDLVIREAGLTRGDVDDIVLVGEYARNERARSLVRDFFGGRDPLRCSYGADGDCDPDEAVTMGAAISAKMYTLPRLLGI, encoded by the exons ATGGCCATGTCGAGGCAACCTCATCAACGAGTCTGCGACCTGGGGCTATTCGCAACCCTTGTCCTCCTTCTGCTGTTCTCGGCATCCCCctctgtcgtcgtcgctacTCGTGAGGCCAGGTCTTATGGACATGTCGTTGCTTTTGTGAGCGAGAACCCCTACCTGAATTGTCGTATCAGCCACGGCGCCG AAGAGTCGGAGTACTTCCTCAACAGAGCCTTCCCGAACCCGAAGAACGGTCCGGGCACGCATACACACGACGGAGGAGTGGCTATTGCCGAGACGCTGCCGCTCACCCTCGCTCGGCTCAAGGCCACGGCGGACCAGTGGCTCGGCCAGTCGACAACGcacatcgtcatcgccgtcccGAGTCGCGTCCGCGACGATGAGCGGCGAGCGATCAGGGAAGCTGCCGAGTCGGTCGGGCTGAGCGCCTTGAGGCTCTTGCCAGCCCCGCGGGCTGCTGGCTTGGCTTTCGGACTCCACGATCACCAAGACGAGCGCGTCGGTCTGGTTGTCGAGATGGGACGGCGGCATTTCGAGGTGTCTTTGCTGGGATACGACTGGGGCGTCTTTGAAGACCTGGCAGATGTTACTGATACagccctcggcgaggagaTGGGGGACATTATCCAAGGCTCCCACCTTACAGGATCCCGTGGCAGTGAGGACCCCTTTGAACAGGCGCTTGCGTATTTGGACCTGGTCATCCGAGAGGCGGGCTTGACGAGAGGGGATGTTGACGACATCGTGCTGGTTGGCGAGTACGCCCGCAACGAAAGGGCGCGGTCACTGGTGCGAGATTTCTTCGGCGGTAGAGATCCTTTGAGGTGTTCgtacggcgccgatggcgacTGCGATCCAGACGAGGCGGTCACGATGGGAGCCGCTATCTCAGCGAAGATGTACACGCTGCCCCGCCTGCTAGGAATTTGA